The genomic window TACAGCTTGTTCAGACGACGAAAATGATGATCCTGTTAACCTTCCAGCTGCTAATGAATTTACAGTAACCATAGAAAACATTGCTGAGGGAAAAGATTTCTTTGCTTACGGAAGTACTGGACTAATTACTCCAGGAAACTCAGAAAGCTTCAGTTTTAATGCTGGAAAAGGGCATTATCTGAACTTTGCGACCATGTTTGTTCAGTCTAACGATTTATTCTACGCTCCATCTGATGCTGGTATTGCTCTTTATGATAGTGATGGCAATGCAGTAACAGGAGATATTACTTCTCAATTCTACTATTGGGATGCCGGTACGGAAGTAAATCAAGAGCCCGGTGTGGGTGCTGATCAAGCACCAAGACAGTCAGGTCCAAATACGGGTACTGCGGAAAACGGAACCATTCAACTACTTTCAATGGTAAATGACGGTTACACGTATCCGACACTATCTGATGTCATTAAAGTATCAATTGCTCACGATGGCGGTACTTTGTTTACAGTTACAGTAGAAAATAAATCGAATACAGCTTCTTTGGCAAGTCCTTTTGCTCCGGGATCGTGGGTAGTACACTCAAGCGGTCAATATCCATTATTCAAAGATGGTGCAACGGCAAGTAGTAATTTAGAAGGGTTAGCAGAAGATGGCAACCTGGAAGGTTTCAATACCACTTTAGGCGACAATTCTGGATTGGTTTCTCCTTTTGCTCCTGGTGCTTATTCGGTAGGTAAGACAAATGAATTATTTATGCTAGGTCAAACATCAACAGAAGCTTTAATGGCTTTAGCTGAAGATGGAAATGCTTCCGGTTTTGCTATGCATTTCAATACTCCTGATCAAGGTGATAGCCCTGCCCCAATATTCCCGAATCAATCGTATTCTTTTACTTTCACTGCTGAAGAAGGTGATTATTTATCCCTAGCAACTATGTTAGTACAGTCGAATGATTGGTTTATAGGTTTCGATAACTTGAAATTATACAATGGATCAACACCTTTAACTGGAGACATTACAAATAGCCTAATGGTATTTGATTCTGGAACTGAATTGGATGAATATGCAGGTGCAGGTAACTATCAAGCGCCAAGACAACCTAGTGCTAATTCTGGTATGGACGAGAATGGAGTTGTTAGCATCGAGAACGATTTGAGTTCCAATGTTCCCGATCTTTCGCAAATGGTAAGAGTGACCATCACTGCAAATTAATTTTCCATATAGAATAATAGCAAAAAGGCCGTTTCATAAATATTTGAAATGGCCTTTTCCTTTAATTATCTTCTATAGAGGATGCATATTTTCCAGGAGTCACTCCATAATGATCTTTAAACAACTTACTAAAGTGAGTTCTACTCTTAAAGCCTGTCATGATGATCACATCATTCACAGAGTTTTCTTTATTTAAAAGATAAGCAGCCGCCTTCTTTAGTTTATAGGTTCTGATGATATCCTGAGGCGTAGAATCTGTTAAAGCCTTCACTTTTCTGAAAAACTGACTTCTACTCATATAAAGTTCTTTAGAGAACTCTTCTAAATCGATGTTTTCGTTCGTCAAGTTCTTTTCTAAAAGCTTATATAAACGCTCTAAAAATTCCTTATCGGTATCCGATTGTTCTGTTTTCACTAACGGAAGTGGAACTTCTGATTGAAAACGATCTTGAATCTTCTTCCTATTTTTATAAACACTTTCGAGAGTAGCTACTAAGTGTTTCATATCAAATGGCTTGGTGATGTAAGCATCTGCCCCTACTTCCATACCTTCAATTTTAGCATCAGAAGAAGATTTTGATGTCAACAAAATCACTGGAATATGTCCTGTTTTCACATCATCTTTAATCAGTTTACACAATTCTAAACCATCCATCTCAGGCATGATGATATCACTTAAAACTACATCAGGCCATTCTTTATCCAATGCATTGGCTAGTTCTTGACCATTTTTAAAAGAAGTGACTTTATAAATCTGACCTAAGATATTGACCACGAAGTTTCTCAGATCGATATTATCTTCTGCATAATAGATATGCATATCTTTATTCTGATTCCCCTTCACAATAGAAGAAAGATCAAAACTTTTATCGATCACTCTTTGCTTTTGCTCGTGAGTCTCCGTATCAATAATTTCTTGTTGACGGGTCTCCTCGATTGCTTCCAAACGCTTGGCATTCACAGGCAATTCCACTGAGAATTTTGTTCCTTTCCCGATTTCGCTACTCACCTGAATTTTACCTCCATGTAGTTCAACAATCATTTTAGATAATTCTAAACCAATTCCTGAACCTACAGAATAGACTTCTTTGGTTTCTGATTGATAGAAACGAGTGAATATATTTTTTTGATCTTCTTTTGATATACCTACCCCGGTATCTTCCACAGAAAGAAAAATTGTTCCTTTCTTTACTTTATAATTGATGAAGATAGAATCACCTTCTTTTGTAAACTTAAATGCGTTATTCAATAAGTTATTGATGACTACTTCCAGCTTTTTAGCATCAGCAACCAGCTCTATTTTATTGGCCTCTCCATTCAGAATCAACTTCTTACCCGTATCATTGGCTAACTGATCAAAATCTCTTTTAATATCGCTAATAAAATAAGTGAATTCGAAGCTTTCAGGTGTAAGTTTTAATAGGTTTTGATCTGCTTTCCTCACCTCATGCACTTGTTCCACCAATTGGAACATTTTCTTCGATTGTCTCTGTATCAAATCAATATGTTGGAAAGCATCTTTGTTATTTTCAAACATATTTTTCAACACATTAATTGGTCCATTGATGAGTGTTAGAGGCGTTCTAAATTCGTGAGAAATATTCATGAACATCTTCAAGCGGGCGGCATCTAATTCTTTCAGTTTATTCTTCTCTACATGTTCAATCTGAAGTTTGTACTCTAATGATTTAAATCGGATGATCGCCACCATGATAGCGATAATTAAGATAGCTGCGATAAGAAAATAAATACTTTTAGCCAATTTGGTTTTCCACCAAGCTTGTTTGATGATAATTTTTAGATGCTTTGGTGTTGACCATTCATTTTGAGCATTCGATGTTTGTGCCTCAAAATTGTATTCTCCTGGAGGCAATAAACTATAAGTAGCTAACTTATTATTGGAGGTCGTCACAAACCAAGAGGTTTCTTTGGGTAGCAATCGATACCTCAATCCATGAGTATTGGAGTTACCAAAATGAAGTGAAATCAACTCTATGGAAATCGATCCTTGATCGTGATTTAAAGTGATTTCGTTGGTATCTTCTAATGGTTTTTGTAGTACTTCCTGCTCTCCGATCCCTGCTTTTTGATTATGTATTTTTAGATCACCAAATAATAATTTTGGCGTTTCCTGAGATACATTTACCCTTTCCGGTTGGAAGTAACAGATCCCGTTATTCCCACCAAAGATCATCAAACCACTTTTTAACTTTGTCGAAACCACCTCAAAAGAAGCAGGTACTAAACCATCTTTACTGGTGTAATTGGTAAATGATTTCGTCTTAGTATCAAATTGATTGATCCCTTTATTTGTTGCAATCCATAAATGATTTCTCATATCGAATTGAAAGGTCATCACATCATTATCATCTAAACCATCTTTTTCAGAATAGCGATCAAAACAATACTTTCCTTGTTCTTTTCTTAACTGATTGATGCCGCCTTCTAGCACTCCAATCCAAATTTCTTTATTCGGTAATCTTTGGATACAAGTGACATCATTCCCTGATATCGAACAACTATCGTTAGGGTTATTTGTGAATGAAATAATTCCATCATTATCAATTTCTTCGGGAGTATAATTTAGTTTTATCAAACCATTATTTGATGTACCCAACCAAATACAATCTTCCAATGGATCAGGATAAATCACATTTACATTAAAATTGATGTCATATGGAATATTACCCAATTTTTTTATGGTACTTATACGATTTAATTCTCCATTTTCATCTAATTTCAAACGGTAAAAAGCATCTAAACCTGCCAACCATATATCGCCATATTTGTCTTCTGCAATCGCTCTAGTCCCTTCGTTTGCGAACCATTTAAAATCTTTGTTACTGACTAATTTCCAAGGGGAATTAATGTTCTTTTTCTTAAAGATTCCATTTCGTCTACTGCCTCCCCAAATCTGTCCCCTTTGGTCTTTGAGTACTCTAGTAATTATCTGATTATTGATCGATGGTTGTTCAAATCGCTTGTAAGTACCTTTATCAATATCAAATAACTTATTGAAGTTGGAGTTAAGAGTTACATATACTTCATTATCATCGTAAGCGAAAATGTTTACGACCTGACTAGAAGAATTATCTACCACATTCCCTTTCAAGGCCGAATATTGAAAAGCTCTATTTTCACTTAAAAACTGAAAAACACCTTGATTAAAACTTCCTATCCAACCCCCACTTTTGGTAATCAACAGGCTACTTAGACGGGTAAAATCTTCTGAAAAAGTATATTTAATTAAATGCTGATTGATGTTCTTAAAATACTGAGGATCCGTAATCATGGCTATCTCATTATTTTCTTTCATCAACCATAAAATACCTTCTGGACTTAATTGAACTTTAGAGTAATATTGTTCTTTTAAAATGGTATTCACCCACTCTAATTTCCTAGTTTCTTGGTCGTATCTAAAGATATATAACGATTTATAACTCAGGACATAAATATTTTTATAACCATCAAAAGTAGCGTCTACAGTATAATTCACATATTCATCACCTACTAATTGATAATCACCACTTTTAAGATTTAATAAGTAAAGTCCATTATTAGTGGTAATTAACACATCATCTTTACCTAAAGAGGTAATATTACTCGCAATTAATTTTTGATTTAGAATCGATGTCGGTTTCCATTCTTTAAGGACTGAATAATTGTATTTATCAAGTAAAATCACCTCTGCGCTTCTTGTTAAGCAGGCGATGTAATTACTCGTTTCAGAAAAATCTTGAATATAAAAGTTAGAAATTGATGTTTTTGATTCTTCTTTCTCTAAAATACTTGAAAAAGAATCCAACTGATGGTAATAAATAGAAATGCCTTTTTCTGTTCCAATAAGGAGATTATTTGATTCATCTTTAAACAACTTTGTAATTCTATTACTTACTAAACCTGGATAATCTTGTTCGTAGTAAGTTTTAAATTCATAACCATCATATTTATTCAATCCTTTAAATGTACCTACCCAAATCAATCCAGAAGCATCTTCTTCCAATGCAGTCACGCCAAAATGAGACAATCCCTCATTATAGGTGATGTGCTTCGTAATGTTAATACCAAGGTGATTTGTCTGTCCAAATCCAATTGAACTGATAAAGAAAAATAAGACTAAAAATAAAGCCGTAAATCGACGGATATTAAGTTGATAATCAATAATCACTATTAGGGTAGTTATGTAGTTAACCTGAATTCGTTGTCGATAAATATAAAAATCAAAACAAAAAAAAGATATCTAAATGAATGCAGTTTCATCAATATTAACGAAAACCAAGCATAATTTATCTACTATCAGTAAAAAATGGAATAGGACTATTTTTTACCATAATCTTGTTAAAATTGAGGAACAATATAATAAAATCACCTAATAAATTGCGACTAAATAAAACAAAAAGTTGGTCGAAAGTATCAATGGTATGTATAAAAAATATTTAGTGGCGGTGGGTTTCATGTTTGGATGCAGTCAAGTACCTGTAAAAAACGAACAAGCTCAACTTTTAAATAAAAATACGAATACGCTTTTACCCTTAACATTATCACAAAATGAAGAAGATAAATGGACTTTGATATCCGAATTAAGTGATGAGTTTGATAACAGTGTATTGGATTCCAATAAATGGTTTATTCAAGGAAAGAACAATGAATATCATTTATGGAAAGGAAGTGCCCCTGCCCAATTTAATGGAAGCAATACTTACCTTGATAATGGTAAGTTAGTTATAGAAACAAAATGGGAACCTCAATTCGATTTTTCTCAAGAAAAATTTAATGGTAGATCCTATGAGAACGTCACTACAGGCGGAATAGTAAGTAAAAATAAATTTCTATATGGATATATGGAAATTAAATCGAAAGCGGCTCTTTCCACAGTAAGTAGTTCATTTGGAGGTAGAAACAAATACTCTGAATTTGAATTATTCGAACAAGTGGGTGCTCCAAAGTTTTATAAAAAGAGATCTGACAAACATTACAATATGTCGATCTACAGTTTAGAAAACAGCAACGATTTAAACAAAAAGAAGATATTTAATTATCCATTAGAGGCCACAGATAGCATCAGTAAATTTCATGTGTATGGCTGTGAGTGGGATGAGAATGGAATTAAATATTTTGTCGATGGACAATTGATTTTTGAAGCGGATTATGATGATTTAGGCAACAAAAATCTTCTGACAGAACCTATAGAAATATGGGCTAATGCAGAAACTGTCCCTTATTTTGGTTTGCCTTCTGAAAGCGATCTACCTTCATTTTATGAGATCGAGTATATCAGAGTTTGGCAAAAGAAAGAATTGTAATCACCTATTTATGATTAGTCATAGAATCAAATACATATAGTTAGTAATAATAGAATCATTTCATTTCAAAAAGATTTAGACGTAAGTGTCTAAGAAGATTAAAAAAAGGCATCCAAATTGGATGCCTTTTTTTGTTGTATGGTATTTGAAATTTATTGCTATGGTTATAAACTTGAAGTACACATCATAATGCTATTTTTGCTGTATTACCTTCCCATCCTCTATTGAACTGTTCCATTAATTCAGAAACCAATTCTGGATTTTGCTCGGCAATATTCACTGTTTCTTTAGGATCTTTCTCGTGATCGTATAATTCGATAAAAATCGGTTCTGCTGTTGTGTCTCTACGATCTCTCCACACGACAAAATTGTAGCGTTGTGTCTTCATAGAATAGCCCATGAGGTAGTTTTCGAAAAATTCTCTATCCCACTTATCACCCATCACATTAATGATTCTTTCTTCCACATCTTCGATTAATGGACCGAAATACGACTCACGCATTCCTTTTGATAACGGATTTGCTGCCCACTCTCTTAAAGCTGGCGTTGGGAAAAGGGAAAAAGCTGCAGACTTCCATTCCATTGTTGGATTTTCTAACAATGGAGCGAAGGATTGTCCTTCTAAATGCGACGGTTTTTCTAAACCTGCTAAATCACACAATGTAGGGTACATATCCACCAATTCTACCAAAGCATCGGACTTCATGCCTCTGCTTTTATCATTTTGATTGGGCGTCCAAACCACTAACGGTACTCGTGTAGATATATCGTAATTTGTTGCTTTTGCCCATATGCCCATTTCCCCTAAGTGGTAACCATGATCAGACCAAAGCATCACGATAGTATTGTCCAACATGTCTTTTTCTTCCAATGCCTTCAATACTTTACCAACTTGTGCATCGATATAACTAGCGGTGGCTAAATAACCATGCTTAAGTGTGCGTGCTAAACTATCGGGAAATGCTCCGTATTTTGGAATATTCGAACGTACTCTCATTTCGAAAGACGCATGCAATCCCATTGGTGCTCCGTTTAATGGACCTGTATGTTGATTGGATAAAGTGATTTTATCCTCATCATAAAGGTCCCAATATTTTTTTGGTGCTAAAAAGTCTAAGTGAGCCGCCACAAAACCTAATCCCAAGAAGAGAGGTTTATCGCCATCTTTGTGCTTTTTGATGATGTCGACAGCCATATCAGTATTTACTCCATCGATATAAGCGTTGTCTTCTACATCAACACACTCATAGGCTGGACCCATGCCTAAACCATGTTGTTTTTTGTATTTCTTCAACATCTTTGCCTTGTTTTCTGCAAAGATCTTTTTGTTGTCCGGATCCACGTATTGCTCTACCAACGTTTTCACTTCGTAGGGTAAACTTGCATAATCAGGCTCTTTCGACCATGACCTTCCCGGATCGTTGTATTTTCCATGATACACTTTACCACAATTGATGGTCTCATAACCATTGTTTTTGAAGTGTTCAGGTAGCGTTAAAATGTCTGGGTTTTCGTCTCTAAAATAAGTGTAATTCTCTATTACGTTAATCGTTTCTGGACGAGCCCCTGTCATTAAACTAGCTCTTGATGGACTACAGATGGCTTGTTGACAATAGGCCTTATTGAATTGTAATCCTTGACTCGCCAATCGGTCGATGTTTGGAGTAATGGCTAATTTAGAACCATACGTTCCCATTTCTGGTCGAAGATCATCGAATGAAATAAAGATGACGTTTGGCTTTTCTAATTTGTTAGATTTTTTGCTTGCTACTTTTTCATTACAAGAAAAAATAGAGAAGAGTAAGCAAGGAATTAATATGAATTTATATTTCATTTATATTTTCATTATAAAATTCCCGCAGTGACGGTGCATTGCAACGACACTACAAGAATATATTTCTACACTTCTTGGGGAACAGTAGAGTAGTATGCATTTGCTATGGCTTCGAAGTGTGCTTTCAATTCATCCGCTTTATCTTCTGCCATCAAATGTTTAGGGAATAAAGATCCTCCCATACCTACACCGTATGCTCCTCCTTTAAAAAATTCGGCGATGTTTTCTACACCAACACCTCCTGTAGGAAGTAATTCAATTTCGTTTAATGGTGCTTTCACATCTTTCATATACCCTACTTTAAACTGAGTATAAGGGAAGATTTTAACTGCTGTTGCACCTGCCTTCCACGCTTTATAGATTTCTGTAGGCGAAAATGATCCAGGGAATACCGGAACATCTAAAGACTTACATTTACGAATAACTTCTTCGTCCAAGATAGGTGTTACAATAAATTGAGAGCCTGCCGCTAATGCTTTTTCAAGATCATTTAAATCGCAAACTGTACCTGCACCTACATTAATTTCAGGATATTTTTCGGCCACATAAGCAATCAAATCTGTCGCTCCTTCCGAGTTCATTGTGATTTCTAATGTGGTGAATCCTGCACCAATGTATAATGGAACGATTCTGTCGATCGTCTGTTTGTCAATTCCTCTAAGGATACCTACAACTGGTAATGCTCTAAACTTCTGCGCTGAAAAAGTACTCATTTTCTATATAATTTTTTAAGATTAATTTCTGACCGTTTATCAATGAGTATTCTAGAACTCCGTCTTCAAAAGTTTGGAAATCTACCCCTTCTAAAACCTTCAGTGCCTCGGTATACAATAGTGATAATACACCCGAAGCTGCCATCTTAATCGGTAGTTTCTGATCTTTCAAATAAGAAAGTTCATCCCCAATCAATAAACCGCTCAAAAGGTAGAAGTTTGATGTTTTAATTTCTTCCTCAATTTTACCCAAAGCTGACTGATTCTGCACTTGTTTAGCCCGAATGGAAAATAAAGAGCTTGTTAGCCACCCATTGATGCCTTTTCGAACACCTTCAACGAAGGATTTCTTGGCTTCATCGGTAAAATCGACCTTCTGAATAGAGTCTTTCAATATGCTTTGTGAAGAAATCAACTCGAACAATTCGCCCGTCATAAACGTCCTGAATGTTTGATATTGTCCCTCACTAAAAAGTAAATGCTTACTGTGGGTTCCCGGAAGTAAGAGATAACAATCCTCCTCTAAAAATTCTGTCATTCCTAACGCTTGCACCTCTTCTCCTCTCATGACGTCTTCTGTTGTTTTCACTCCAGAAATCAATAAAAGATCGATGTTTTCCGTTAGTTGTAACTTTTCAATATTTAGAGATTCATTCTCAAAAGGAACTTCTGAATAGGATAATTCTTTAAGCCCAATCGATGAAGTAATCATACCACAAGCGACAATTACTATTTGCTCTGTTAAATCTGTTACTTTAGTAAGTTGCGAAATCAGATACTTCGAAAAATAAGCTTGCTGATCTTCACTTTCACTTGATAGAAACTGTTGATACAACTTCTTCACTCCCATCTCCGTTTTGTGTTCTTTGATCACTTCCAAAGTATCAAAATCAATCAAACGGATGCGGAAATTGGAGGTCCCCCAATCACAACTTACAAAATGTTTTGGCTGTTTCATCTACTGTTATTTACTTGAAATGTCAGTGATAAATGAATGTGGTTTGTATATCTACCGAGTAGCGATAGGTTGAAACCTATCGTTAAGGATATGAGTTGATTTCTAGTGTGTTGCAAGAACTTTTTTATTTCTTGAAACAGACTTTTCAATCATTTTTTAAGAGAGGTTGAAACCTCTCTTATTGGACCACACTATCTTCATTTACAACTTTCTAGAGATACGCTTCAGCACCAAATAGTCATCCAAAGCGAACTTCGAACAGTCCATACTAATACCACTGTTTTTCACTCCTAAGTGAGGCAAGTTGATATCGTATTTCACACCGTTTTGTTGTACTTCACCAAATTCCAACGACATCGCTACTGTCTCCAATAACTCCTCGTCTTCTGTGAATACGTAAGAAGCTAAACCAGCAGTAGAATCATTCGATAGCTCAATCACTTCCTCCAACAAGTTGAATTTCATTACTACGCAAACGGGACCGAAGACCTCATGCTGAAGGATACCTGCCTGACGGTTTTCCATCTCGATCACTGTTGGAGCAAAGTAATTTCCTTCACCTTCGATCTTATGTCCACCTGCTAGGATCTTTCCTCCTTCTCTCACACACTCATCTACAAAGTGTTGTACGGATTTCACTTGTGCTTTATTGGCAAGCGGTCCCATATTGATACCTTCTTCCTGGAAGAATCCTAGTTTTGCTGTCTTTGCACTATCAGTTAGTCTGGTGATGAATTCATCATATACTCCTTCCTGAATGAAGAATCTGTTTGGTGCTACGCAAACCTGACCTGCGTTTCCTCCAAACTTGATGGCATTGGTGATGCCCAAAGCATCTTCCATATTGCCATCGTTGAACAGAATAAATGGAGCATTACCTCCACATTCCATAGAGTATCGTTTAATCGATGTTTTCACCGATTGTTCTATTAGTTTTTGGGCAGTAAAAGTAGAGCCAATCATCGTAATTAAACGAGGTATTGTACTTTCACACAATGGGATTCCCACATTTTTACGGTCACCACAAAGTACTGTAATTACACCTTTAGGGAAACCTACCTCGTGGGCTAGTTCTGCTATAATTAATGAGGAAATGGTCGATGATTCTGATGCTTTGATCACGATCGAACATCCTGTAACCAATGCCGGACCTAGTTTAAAACCAAGGTTCAACAATGGGAAGTTCCAAGCGAGGAAAGCTGCTACAACACCCAATGGTTGATACACCATTCTATGGGAGTGAGTGCCCGCACGGTCATCGATAGTAAAGTTCTCCTTGATTCTCATTTCATGGGCATAGAATTCTAAGGAATCCGTAATACTCTGAAGGTCTTCTCCTGTTGCCTCCCAAGTTTTACCCATTTCATGACAAACTGCTTCTCTTAGACGATCGCCGTTCTCCAGCATCTTCTCACGAAGTTGAAGTACTTTTTCTAAACGCTCCTCTAAGGGAGTATTCGACCATACTTTGAAACCCGCTTCTGCAGCATCCAAAGCACGAAGCGTGTCTTCTTTTGTCGCTTGAGCGATTTCACATATTGGCTGATTGTCGTGTGGACATAAAGCCATAAATGTATCACGGTTGGAGCCGTCTACAAACGCTCCGTCGATATATAATTTTTTGCTTCCGAATTTAAGCAAACTCTTTTCTACTGTCGATTGCATATTTTTCTAGGAATTCTTCGTTTACTTCTACACCTAAACCTGGAGTGTTAGGTACTTTTATTTCACCATTGATCACTTCGATGCTTGGTACCGTTACATCGTCTCTCAATGGATTTTCTGTGCGATCCAATTCAATCATTGGTGCGTCCATGTACATTCTGCCTGGGTTTTTATCTAGGTTACCCACAAAATGCACGGCAGCACTGATCGCAATCCATGTTCCCCATGAATGAGGTACAATATCTTTATGGTAAGCTGATGCCAAAGCCGCAATACGTTTTGCTTCTGTCAGACCACCTGTGGCTGCAATATCAGGTTGGGCAATATCCACACAATCGTTATCAAACAGTCGTTTGAAACCGTGTTTATGATATTCACACTCACCACCAGCAATTGGAATTGTCGTGTTCTCCTTTAGCTTTTTATAACCGTTGTAGTCT from Flammeovirga yaeyamensis includes these protein-coding regions:
- a CDS encoding family 16 glycosylhydrolase — its product is MVESINGMYKKYLVAVGFMFGCSQVPVKNEQAQLLNKNTNTLLPLTLSQNEEDKWTLISELSDEFDNSVLDSNKWFIQGKNNEYHLWKGSAPAQFNGSNTYLDNGKLVIETKWEPQFDFSQEKFNGRSYENVTTGGIVSKNKFLYGYMEIKSKAALSTVSSSFGGRNKYSEFELFEQVGAPKFYKKRSDKHYNMSIYSLENSNDLNKKKIFNYPLEATDSISKFHVYGCEWDENGIKYFVDGQLIFEADYDDLGNKNLLTEPIEIWANAETVPYFGLPSESDLPSFYEIEYIRVWQKKEL
- a CDS encoding hybrid sensor histidine kinase/response regulator transcription factor → MIIDYQLNIRRFTALFLVLFFFISSIGFGQTNHLGINITKHITYNEGLSHFGVTALEEDASGLIWVGTFKGLNKYDGYEFKTYYEQDYPGLVSNRITKLFKDESNNLLIGTEKGISIYYHQLDSFSSILEKEESKTSISNFYIQDFSETSNYIACLTRSAEVILLDKYNYSVLKEWKPTSILNQKLIASNITSLGKDDVLITTNNGLYLLNLKSGDYQLVGDEYVNYTVDATFDGYKNIYVLSYKSLYIFRYDQETRKLEWVNTILKEQYYSKVQLSPEGILWLMKENNEIAMITDPQYFKNINQHLIKYTFSEDFTRLSSLLITKSGGWIGSFNQGVFQFLSENRAFQYSALKGNVVDNSSSQVVNIFAYDDNEVYVTLNSNFNKLFDIDKGTYKRFEQPSINNQIITRVLKDQRGQIWGGSRRNGIFKKKNINSPWKLVSNKDFKWFANEGTRAIAEDKYGDIWLAGLDAFYRLKLDENGELNRISTIKKLGNIPYDINFNVNVIYPDPLEDCIWLGTSNNGLIKLNYTPEEIDNDGIISFTNNPNDSCSISGNDVTCIQRLPNKEIWIGVLEGGINQLRKEQGKYCFDRYSEKDGLDDNDVMTFQFDMRNHLWIATNKGINQFDTKTKSFTNYTSKDGLVPASFEVVSTKLKSGLMIFGGNNGICYFQPERVNVSQETPKLLFGDLKIHNQKAGIGEQEVLQKPLEDTNEITLNHDQGSISIELISLHFGNSNTHGLRYRLLPKETSWFVTTSNNKLATYSLLPPGEYNFEAQTSNAQNEWSTPKHLKIIIKQAWWKTKLAKSIYFLIAAILIIAIMVAIIRFKSLEYKLQIEHVEKNKLKELDAARLKMFMNISHEFRTPLTLINGPINVLKNMFENNKDAFQHIDLIQRQSKKMFQLVEQVHEVRKADQNLLKLTPESFEFTYFISDIKRDFDQLANDTGKKLILNGEANKIELVADAKKLEVVINNLLNNAFKFTKEGDSIFINYKVKKGTIFLSVEDTGVGISKEDQKNIFTRFYQSETKEVYSVGSGIGLELSKMIVELHGGKIQVSSEIGKGTKFSVELPVNAKRLEAIEETRQQEIIDTETHEQKQRVIDKSFDLSSIVKGNQNKDMHIYYAEDNIDLRNFVVNILGQIYKVTSFKNGQELANALDKEWPDVVLSDIIMPEMDGLELCKLIKDDVKTGHIPVILLTSKSSSDAKIEGMEVGADAYITKPFDMKHLVATLESVYKNRKKIQDRFQSEVPLPLVKTEQSDTDKEFLERLYKLLEKNLTNENIDLEEFSKELYMSRSQFFRKVKALTDSTPQDIIRTYKLKKAAAYLLNKENSVNDVIIMTGFKSRTHFSKLFKDHYGVTPGKYASSIEDN
- a CDS encoding bifunctional 4-hydroxy-2-oxoglutarate aldolase/2-dehydro-3-deoxy-phosphogluconate aldolase, translating into MSTFSAQKFRALPVVGILRGIDKQTIDRIVPLYIGAGFTTLEITMNSEGATDLIAYVAEKYPEINVGAGTVCDLNDLEKALAAGSQFIVTPILDEEVIRKCKSLDVPVFPGSFSPTEIYKAWKAGATAVKIFPYTQFKVGYMKDVKAPLNEIELLPTGGVGVENIAEFFKGGAYGVGMGGSLFPKHLMAEDKADELKAHFEAIANAYYSTVPQEV
- a CDS encoding 2-dehydro-3-deoxygalactonokinase — its product is MKQPKHFVSCDWGTSNFRIRLIDFDTLEVIKEHKTEMGVKKLYQQFLSSESEDQQAYFSKYLISQLTKVTDLTEQIVIVACGMITSSIGLKELSYSEVPFENESLNIEKLQLTENIDLLLISGVKTTEDVMRGEEVQALGMTEFLEEDCYLLLPGTHSKHLLFSEGQYQTFRTFMTGELFELISSQSILKDSIQKVDFTDEAKKSFVEGVRKGINGWLTSSLFSIRAKQVQNQSALGKIEEEIKTSNFYLLSGLLIGDELSYLKDQKLPIKMAASGVLSLLYTEALKVLEGVDFQTFEDGVLEYSLINGQKLILKNYIENEYFFSAEV
- a CDS encoding sulfatase; translation: MKYKFILIPCLLFSIFSCNEKVASKKSNKLEKPNVIFISFDDLRPEMGTYGSKLAITPNIDRLASQGLQFNKAYCQQAICSPSRASLMTGARPETINVIENYTYFRDENPDILTLPEHFKNNGYETINCGKVYHGKYNDPGRSWSKEPDYASLPYEVKTLVEQYVDPDNKKIFAENKAKMLKKYKKQHGLGMGPAYECVDVEDNAYIDGVNTDMAVDIIKKHKDGDKPLFLGLGFVAAHLDFLAPKKYWDLYDEDKITLSNQHTGPLNGAPMGLHASFEMRVRSNIPKYGAFPDSLARTLKHGYLATASYIDAQVGKVLKALEEKDMLDNTIVMLWSDHGYHLGEMGIWAKATNYDISTRVPLVVWTPNQNDKSRGMKSDALVELVDMYPTLCDLAGLEKPSHLEGQSFAPLLENPTMEWKSAAFSLFPTPALREWAANPLSKGMRESYFGPLIEDVEERIINVMGDKWDREFFENYLMGYSMKTQRYNFVVWRDRRDTTAEPIFIELYDHEKDPKETVNIAEQNPELVSELMEQFNRGWEGNTAKIAL
- a CDS encoding spondin domain-containing protein, producing the protein MKTIQLLFIVLSIFMFTACSDDENDDPVNLPAANEFTVTIENIAEGKDFFAYGSTGLITPGNSESFSFNAGKGHYLNFATMFVQSNDLFYAPSDAGIALYDSDGNAVTGDITSQFYYWDAGTEVNQEPGVGADQAPRQSGPNTGTAENGTIQLLSMVNDGYTYPTLSDVIKVSIAHDGGTLFTVTVENKSNTASLASPFAPGSWVVHSSGQYPLFKDGATASSNLEGLAEDGNLEGFNTTLGDNSGLVSPFAPGAYSVGKTNELFMLGQTSTEALMALAEDGNASGFAMHFNTPDQGDSPAPIFPNQSYSFTFTAEEGDYLSLATMLVQSNDWFIGFDNLKLYNGSTPLTGDITNSLMVFDSGTELDEYAGAGNYQAPRQPSANSGMDENGVVSIENDLSSNVPDLSQMVRVTITAN